In the genome of Coregonus clupeaformis isolate EN_2021a chromosome 1, ASM2061545v1, whole genome shotgun sequence, one region contains:
- the LOC121578178 gene encoding F-box only protein 11 isoform X2, whose product MNSVRATSRRPRRVSRPRPVQPERNNQERDEDVPAEMVAEESGPGAQNSPYQLRRKSLLPKRTAACPAKTNMEGASTSATEDFGHRAKRARVSGKSQDLTAPAEHYLQEKLPDEVVLKIFSYLLEQDLCRAACVCKRFSELANDPILWKRLYMEVFEYTRPMMHPEAGKFFQINPEEYEQPNPWKESFQQLYKGAHVKPGFAEHFYSNPARYKGRENMLYYDTIEDALGGVQEAHFDGLIFVHSGVYTDEWIYIESPITMIGAASGKVADKVIIENTRDSTFVFMEGSEDAYVGYMTIKFNPDDKSAQHHNAHHCLEITVNCSPIIDHCIIRSTCTVGSAVCVSGQGACPTIKHCNISDCENVGLYITDHAQGIYEDNEISNNALAGIWVKNHGNPIIRRNHIHHGRDVGVFTFDHGMGYFESCNIHRNRIAGFEVKAYANPTVVRCEIHHGQTGGIYVHEKGRGQFIENKIYANNFAGVWVTSNSDPTIRGNAIFNGNQGGVYIFGDGRGLIEGNDIYGNALAGIQIRTNSCPIVRHNKIHDGQHGGIYVHEKGQGVIEENEVYSNTLAGVWVTTGSTPVLRRNRIHSGKQVGVYFYDNGHGVLEDNDIYNHMYSGVQIRTGSNPKIRRNKIWGGQNGGILVYNSGLGFIEDNEIFDNAMAGVWIKTDSNPTLRRNKIHDGRDGGICIFNGGRGLLEENDIFRNAQAGVLISTNSHPILRKNRIFDGFAAGIEITNHATATLEGNQIFNNRFGGLFLASGVNVTMKDNKIMNNQDAIEKAVSRGQCLYKISSYTSYPMHDFYRCHTCNTTDRNAICVNCIKKCHQGHDVEFIRHDRFFCDCGAGTLSNPCTLAGEPTHDTDTLYDSAPPIESNTLQHN is encoded by the exons atgAGGACGTCCCTGCAGAGATGGTTGCAGAAGAATCCGGTCCAGGAGCTCAGAATAGTCCGTACCAACTTCGAAGAAAGTCTCTACTACCCAAGAGAACAGCAGCGTGTCCAGCAAAGACTAACATGGAG GGTGCTTCCACTTCAGCCACAGAAGACTTTGGCCATCGGGCAAAGCGTGCCAGAGTGTCGGGAAAGTCTCAAGATTTAACAG CTCCAGCAGAGCACTACCTCCAGGAGAAGCTGCCAGACGAAGTGGTTCTGAAGATCTTCTCCTACCTGCTAGAGCAGGACCTGTGTCGCGCAGCATGTGTCTGCAAACGCTTCAGCGAACTGGCCAATGACCCCATCCTCTG GAAGAGGCTGTACATGGAGGTGTTTGAGTACACGCGTCCTATGATGCATCCTGAGGCGGGGAAGTTCTTCCAGATTAACCCAGAGGAGTACGAGCAGCCTAACCCGTGGAAGGAGAGCTTTCAGCAGCTG TATAAAGGAGCACACGTGAAGCCAGGCTTCGCAGAACACTTCTACAGTAATCCTGCCAGATACAAAGGAAGAGAGAACATGCTT TACTATGACACCATCGAGGATGCCCTGGGAGGTGTTCAGGAAGCCCACTTTGACGGACTCATATTCGTCCACTCTGGGGTCTACACTGACGAGTGGATCTACATTGAGTCACCCATCACAATGATCGGAGCTG CATCTGGTAAAGTAGCAGACAAAGTGATCATTGAGAACACCAGAGACTCAACATTTGTCTTCATGGAGGGCTCAGAGGATGCATACGTTGGCTACATGACCATCAAG TTTAATCCTGATGATAAGTCTGCCCAGCACCACAACGCCCACCACTGTCTGGAGATTACAGTCAACTGCAGCCCCATCATTGACCACTGCATCATACGCAGCACTTGCACAG TGGGCTCAGCGGTCTGTGTGAGCGGCCAGGGCGCTTGTCCCACCATCAAACACTGCAACATCAGCGACTGTGAGAACGTGGGGCTTTACATCACCGACCATGCACAg GGAATCTACGAGGACAATGAAATCTCCAACAACGCTCTGGCAGGGATCTGGGTGAAAAACCATGGCAACCCAATCATCAGACGGAACCACATCCACCACGGCAGAGACGTGGGTGTCTTCACCTTCGACCACGGCATG GGCTACTTTGAGAGCTGCAACATCCACAGGAACCGCATAGCTGGCTTTGAGGTGAAGGCGTACGCCAACCCCACAGTGGTGCGCTGTGAGATCCACCACGGACAAACAGGAGGGATCTACGTGCACGAGAAGGGCCGAGGACAGTTCATCGAGAACAAGATCTATGCAAACAACTTTGCTGGAGTGTGGGTCACCTCCAACAGCGATCCTACAATAAG GGGTAACGCCATCTTCAACGGTAACCAGGGTGGCGTTTACATATTCGGTGACGGCCGAGGCCTCATCGAGGGGAATGATATCTACGGTAATGCCTTGGCAGGGATCCAGATCAGGACGAACAGCTGCCCTATCGTACGACACAATAAGATCCACGACGGACAGCACGGGGGCATCTATGTG CACGAAAAGGGACAGGGGGTGATCGAGGAGAACGAGGTGTACAGCAACACGCTGGCAGGAGTCTGGGTGACCACCGGAAGCACACCTGTCCTCAGGAGGAACAGGATACACAGTGGGAAACAG GTTGGCGTTTACTTCTATGACAACGGCCATGGAGTGTTGGAGGACAATGATATCTACAACCACATGTACTCTGGAGTTCAAATCAG AACTGGAAGCAATCCCAAAATCAGACGGAACAAGATCTGGGGAGGTCAAAATGGAGGTATTCTGGTTTACAACTCAG GTTTGGGCTTCATCGAAGACAATGAGATCTTTGACAACGCCATGGCAGGGGTGTGGATAAAGACGGACAGCAACCCCACCCTCCGGAGGAATAAGATCCACGACGGGAGAGACGGAGGGATCTGTATATTCAACGGAGGACGAGGTTTACTGGAGGAGAACGATATCTTCAGGAACGCCCAGGCAGGAGTCCTCATCAGCACCAACAGCCATCCCATCCTGAGGAAGAACAGGATATTTGACGGCTTCGCTGCAG GTATTGAGATCACCAATCATGCCACGGCAACCCTGGAGGGCAATCAGATCTTCAACAACCGCTTTGGAGGGTTGTTTCTCGCATCGGGTGTCAACGTTACAATGAAAG ATAACAAAATAATGAACAATCAAGATGCCATTGAAAAAGCTGTGAGCAGAGGTCAGTGCCTGTACAAGATTTCCAGTTACACCAGCTATCCAATGCACGATTTTTACAG GTGTCACACCTGTAACACAACAGACCGCAACGCCATCTGTGTGAACTGCATCAAGAAGTGCCACCAGGGGCACGACGTTGAGTTCATTAGGCATGATAG ATTTTTCTGTGACTGTGGAGCCGGAACATTGTCAAACCCCTGCACGCTAGCCGGAGAGCCCACGCACGACACGGACACACTGTACGACTCCGCCCCTCCTATAGAGTCCAATACGCTGCAACACAACTGA
- the LOC121578178 gene encoding F-box only protein 11 isoform X3 has protein sequence MVAEESGPGAQNSPYQLRRKSLLPKRTAACPAKTNMEGASTSATEDFGHRAKRARVSGKSQDLTAAPAEHYLQEKLPDEVVLKIFSYLLEQDLCRAACVCKRFSELANDPILWKRLYMEVFEYTRPMMHPEAGKFFQINPEEYEQPNPWKESFQQLYKGAHVKPGFAEHFYSNPARYKGRENMLYYDTIEDALGGVQEAHFDGLIFVHSGVYTDEWIYIESPITMIGAASGKVADKVIIENTRDSTFVFMEGSEDAYVGYMTIKFNPDDKSAQHHNAHHCLEITVNCSPIIDHCIIRSTCTVGSAVCVSGQGACPTIKHCNISDCENVGLYITDHAQGIYEDNEISNNALAGIWVKNHGNPIIRRNHIHHGRDVGVFTFDHGMGYFESCNIHRNRIAGFEVKAYANPTVVRCEIHHGQTGGIYVHEKGRGQFIENKIYANNFAGVWVTSNSDPTIRGNAIFNGNQGGVYIFGDGRGLIEGNDIYGNALAGIQIRTNSCPIVRHNKIHDGQHGGIYVHEKGQGVIEENEVYSNTLAGVWVTTGSTPVLRRNRIHSGKQVGVYFYDNGHGVLEDNDIYNHMYSGVQIRTGSNPKIRRNKIWGGQNGGILVYNSGLGFIEDNEIFDNAMAGVWIKTDSNPTLRRNKIHDGRDGGICIFNGGRGLLEENDIFRNAQAGVLISTNSHPILRKNRIFDGFAAGIEITNHATATLEGNQIFNNRFGGLFLASGVNVTMKDNKIMNNQDAIEKAVSRGQCLYKISSYTSYPMHDFYRCHTCNTTDRNAICVNCIKKCHQGHDVEFIRHDRFFCDCGAGTLSNPCTLAGEPTHDTDTLYDSAPPIESNTLQHN, from the exons ATGGTTGCAGAAGAATCCGGTCCAGGAGCTCAGAATAGTCCGTACCAACTTCGAAGAAAGTCTCTACTACCCAAGAGAACAGCAGCGTGTCCAGCAAAGACTAACATGGAG GGTGCTTCCACTTCAGCCACAGAAGACTTTGGCCATCGGGCAAAGCGTGCCAGAGTGTCGGGAAAGTCTCAAGATTTAACAG CAGCTCCAGCAGAGCACTACCTCCAGGAGAAGCTGCCAGACGAAGTGGTTCTGAAGATCTTCTCCTACCTGCTAGAGCAGGACCTGTGTCGCGCAGCATGTGTCTGCAAACGCTTCAGCGAACTGGCCAATGACCCCATCCTCTG GAAGAGGCTGTACATGGAGGTGTTTGAGTACACGCGTCCTATGATGCATCCTGAGGCGGGGAAGTTCTTCCAGATTAACCCAGAGGAGTACGAGCAGCCTAACCCGTGGAAGGAGAGCTTTCAGCAGCTG TATAAAGGAGCACACGTGAAGCCAGGCTTCGCAGAACACTTCTACAGTAATCCTGCCAGATACAAAGGAAGAGAGAACATGCTT TACTATGACACCATCGAGGATGCCCTGGGAGGTGTTCAGGAAGCCCACTTTGACGGACTCATATTCGTCCACTCTGGGGTCTACACTGACGAGTGGATCTACATTGAGTCACCCATCACAATGATCGGAGCTG CATCTGGTAAAGTAGCAGACAAAGTGATCATTGAGAACACCAGAGACTCAACATTTGTCTTCATGGAGGGCTCAGAGGATGCATACGTTGGCTACATGACCATCAAG TTTAATCCTGATGATAAGTCTGCCCAGCACCACAACGCCCACCACTGTCTGGAGATTACAGTCAACTGCAGCCCCATCATTGACCACTGCATCATACGCAGCACTTGCACAG TGGGCTCAGCGGTCTGTGTGAGCGGCCAGGGCGCTTGTCCCACCATCAAACACTGCAACATCAGCGACTGTGAGAACGTGGGGCTTTACATCACCGACCATGCACAg GGAATCTACGAGGACAATGAAATCTCCAACAACGCTCTGGCAGGGATCTGGGTGAAAAACCATGGCAACCCAATCATCAGACGGAACCACATCCACCACGGCAGAGACGTGGGTGTCTTCACCTTCGACCACGGCATG GGCTACTTTGAGAGCTGCAACATCCACAGGAACCGCATAGCTGGCTTTGAGGTGAAGGCGTACGCCAACCCCACAGTGGTGCGCTGTGAGATCCACCACGGACAAACAGGAGGGATCTACGTGCACGAGAAGGGCCGAGGACAGTTCATCGAGAACAAGATCTATGCAAACAACTTTGCTGGAGTGTGGGTCACCTCCAACAGCGATCCTACAATAAG GGGTAACGCCATCTTCAACGGTAACCAGGGTGGCGTTTACATATTCGGTGACGGCCGAGGCCTCATCGAGGGGAATGATATCTACGGTAATGCCTTGGCAGGGATCCAGATCAGGACGAACAGCTGCCCTATCGTACGACACAATAAGATCCACGACGGACAGCACGGGGGCATCTATGTG CACGAAAAGGGACAGGGGGTGATCGAGGAGAACGAGGTGTACAGCAACACGCTGGCAGGAGTCTGGGTGACCACCGGAAGCACACCTGTCCTCAGGAGGAACAGGATACACAGTGGGAAACAG GTTGGCGTTTACTTCTATGACAACGGCCATGGAGTGTTGGAGGACAATGATATCTACAACCACATGTACTCTGGAGTTCAAATCAG AACTGGAAGCAATCCCAAAATCAGACGGAACAAGATCTGGGGAGGTCAAAATGGAGGTATTCTGGTTTACAACTCAG GTTTGGGCTTCATCGAAGACAATGAGATCTTTGACAACGCCATGGCAGGGGTGTGGATAAAGACGGACAGCAACCCCACCCTCCGGAGGAATAAGATCCACGACGGGAGAGACGGAGGGATCTGTATATTCAACGGAGGACGAGGTTTACTGGAGGAGAACGATATCTTCAGGAACGCCCAGGCAGGAGTCCTCATCAGCACCAACAGCCATCCCATCCTGAGGAAGAACAGGATATTTGACGGCTTCGCTGCAG GTATTGAGATCACCAATCATGCCACGGCAACCCTGGAGGGCAATCAGATCTTCAACAACCGCTTTGGAGGGTTGTTTCTCGCATCGGGTGTCAACGTTACAATGAAAG ATAACAAAATAATGAACAATCAAGATGCCATTGAAAAAGCTGTGAGCAGAGGTCAGTGCCTGTACAAGATTTCCAGTTACACCAGCTATCCAATGCACGATTTTTACAG GTGTCACACCTGTAACACAACAGACCGCAACGCCATCTGTGTGAACTGCATCAAGAAGTGCCACCAGGGGCACGACGTTGAGTTCATTAGGCATGATAG ATTTTTCTGTGACTGTGGAGCCGGAACATTGTCAAACCCCTGCACGCTAGCCGGAGAGCCCACGCACGACACGGACACACTGTACGACTCCGCCCCTCCTATAGAGTCCAATACGCTGCAACACAACTGA
- the LOC121578178 gene encoding F-box only protein 11 isoform X1, whose amino-acid sequence MNSVRATSRRPRRVSRPRPVQPERNNQERDEDVPAEMVAEESGPGAQNSPYQLRRKSLLPKRTAACPAKTNMEGASTSATEDFGHRAKRARVSGKSQDLTAAPAEHYLQEKLPDEVVLKIFSYLLEQDLCRAACVCKRFSELANDPILWKRLYMEVFEYTRPMMHPEAGKFFQINPEEYEQPNPWKESFQQLYKGAHVKPGFAEHFYSNPARYKGRENMLYYDTIEDALGGVQEAHFDGLIFVHSGVYTDEWIYIESPITMIGAASGKVADKVIIENTRDSTFVFMEGSEDAYVGYMTIKFNPDDKSAQHHNAHHCLEITVNCSPIIDHCIIRSTCTVGSAVCVSGQGACPTIKHCNISDCENVGLYITDHAQGIYEDNEISNNALAGIWVKNHGNPIIRRNHIHHGRDVGVFTFDHGMGYFESCNIHRNRIAGFEVKAYANPTVVRCEIHHGQTGGIYVHEKGRGQFIENKIYANNFAGVWVTSNSDPTIRGNAIFNGNQGGVYIFGDGRGLIEGNDIYGNALAGIQIRTNSCPIVRHNKIHDGQHGGIYVHEKGQGVIEENEVYSNTLAGVWVTTGSTPVLRRNRIHSGKQVGVYFYDNGHGVLEDNDIYNHMYSGVQIRTGSNPKIRRNKIWGGQNGGILVYNSGLGFIEDNEIFDNAMAGVWIKTDSNPTLRRNKIHDGRDGGICIFNGGRGLLEENDIFRNAQAGVLISTNSHPILRKNRIFDGFAAGIEITNHATATLEGNQIFNNRFGGLFLASGVNVTMKDNKIMNNQDAIEKAVSRGQCLYKISSYTSYPMHDFYRCHTCNTTDRNAICVNCIKKCHQGHDVEFIRHDRFFCDCGAGTLSNPCTLAGEPTHDTDTLYDSAPPIESNTLQHN is encoded by the exons atgAGGACGTCCCTGCAGAGATGGTTGCAGAAGAATCCGGTCCAGGAGCTCAGAATAGTCCGTACCAACTTCGAAGAAAGTCTCTACTACCCAAGAGAACAGCAGCGTGTCCAGCAAAGACTAACATGGAG GGTGCTTCCACTTCAGCCACAGAAGACTTTGGCCATCGGGCAAAGCGTGCCAGAGTGTCGGGAAAGTCTCAAGATTTAACAG CAGCTCCAGCAGAGCACTACCTCCAGGAGAAGCTGCCAGACGAAGTGGTTCTGAAGATCTTCTCCTACCTGCTAGAGCAGGACCTGTGTCGCGCAGCATGTGTCTGCAAACGCTTCAGCGAACTGGCCAATGACCCCATCCTCTG GAAGAGGCTGTACATGGAGGTGTTTGAGTACACGCGTCCTATGATGCATCCTGAGGCGGGGAAGTTCTTCCAGATTAACCCAGAGGAGTACGAGCAGCCTAACCCGTGGAAGGAGAGCTTTCAGCAGCTG TATAAAGGAGCACACGTGAAGCCAGGCTTCGCAGAACACTTCTACAGTAATCCTGCCAGATACAAAGGAAGAGAGAACATGCTT TACTATGACACCATCGAGGATGCCCTGGGAGGTGTTCAGGAAGCCCACTTTGACGGACTCATATTCGTCCACTCTGGGGTCTACACTGACGAGTGGATCTACATTGAGTCACCCATCACAATGATCGGAGCTG CATCTGGTAAAGTAGCAGACAAAGTGATCATTGAGAACACCAGAGACTCAACATTTGTCTTCATGGAGGGCTCAGAGGATGCATACGTTGGCTACATGACCATCAAG TTTAATCCTGATGATAAGTCTGCCCAGCACCACAACGCCCACCACTGTCTGGAGATTACAGTCAACTGCAGCCCCATCATTGACCACTGCATCATACGCAGCACTTGCACAG TGGGCTCAGCGGTCTGTGTGAGCGGCCAGGGCGCTTGTCCCACCATCAAACACTGCAACATCAGCGACTGTGAGAACGTGGGGCTTTACATCACCGACCATGCACAg GGAATCTACGAGGACAATGAAATCTCCAACAACGCTCTGGCAGGGATCTGGGTGAAAAACCATGGCAACCCAATCATCAGACGGAACCACATCCACCACGGCAGAGACGTGGGTGTCTTCACCTTCGACCACGGCATG GGCTACTTTGAGAGCTGCAACATCCACAGGAACCGCATAGCTGGCTTTGAGGTGAAGGCGTACGCCAACCCCACAGTGGTGCGCTGTGAGATCCACCACGGACAAACAGGAGGGATCTACGTGCACGAGAAGGGCCGAGGACAGTTCATCGAGAACAAGATCTATGCAAACAACTTTGCTGGAGTGTGGGTCACCTCCAACAGCGATCCTACAATAAG GGGTAACGCCATCTTCAACGGTAACCAGGGTGGCGTTTACATATTCGGTGACGGCCGAGGCCTCATCGAGGGGAATGATATCTACGGTAATGCCTTGGCAGGGATCCAGATCAGGACGAACAGCTGCCCTATCGTACGACACAATAAGATCCACGACGGACAGCACGGGGGCATCTATGTG CACGAAAAGGGACAGGGGGTGATCGAGGAGAACGAGGTGTACAGCAACACGCTGGCAGGAGTCTGGGTGACCACCGGAAGCACACCTGTCCTCAGGAGGAACAGGATACACAGTGGGAAACAG GTTGGCGTTTACTTCTATGACAACGGCCATGGAGTGTTGGAGGACAATGATATCTACAACCACATGTACTCTGGAGTTCAAATCAG AACTGGAAGCAATCCCAAAATCAGACGGAACAAGATCTGGGGAGGTCAAAATGGAGGTATTCTGGTTTACAACTCAG GTTTGGGCTTCATCGAAGACAATGAGATCTTTGACAACGCCATGGCAGGGGTGTGGATAAAGACGGACAGCAACCCCACCCTCCGGAGGAATAAGATCCACGACGGGAGAGACGGAGGGATCTGTATATTCAACGGAGGACGAGGTTTACTGGAGGAGAACGATATCTTCAGGAACGCCCAGGCAGGAGTCCTCATCAGCACCAACAGCCATCCCATCCTGAGGAAGAACAGGATATTTGACGGCTTCGCTGCAG GTATTGAGATCACCAATCATGCCACGGCAACCCTGGAGGGCAATCAGATCTTCAACAACCGCTTTGGAGGGTTGTTTCTCGCATCGGGTGTCAACGTTACAATGAAAG ATAACAAAATAATGAACAATCAAGATGCCATTGAAAAAGCTGTGAGCAGAGGTCAGTGCCTGTACAAGATTTCCAGTTACACCAGCTATCCAATGCACGATTTTTACAG GTGTCACACCTGTAACACAACAGACCGCAACGCCATCTGTGTGAACTGCATCAAGAAGTGCCACCAGGGGCACGACGTTGAGTTCATTAGGCATGATAG ATTTTTCTGTGACTGTGGAGCCGGAACATTGTCAAACCCCTGCACGCTAGCCGGAGAGCCCACGCACGACACGGACACACTGTACGACTCCGCCCCTCCTATAGAGTCCAATACGCTGCAACACAACTGA